In Polypterus senegalus isolate Bchr_013 chromosome 12, ASM1683550v1, whole genome shotgun sequence, the following are encoded in one genomic region:
- the lysmd4 gene encoding lysM and putative peptidoglycan-binding domain-containing protein 4 has translation MIRLKDSLLRPFQAPVQIQTHQNSNLYLFKTEEADSDESSEDEFNTVQLRTRSREQARDKRGELLLLERDVSDADNLNKLALQYGCKVADIKRVNNLIREQDMFALKSIKIPVKKHGLLTEANQELRDPKGATSSCVLDIDTRNSLDSDLVTTDSYRSESNKCANFFKEIDKNIERIIYSTDTAGKSDFETLSTVPNNAENQTTANHGADWGIPWWNAVLLMLIIGIVFPVFYVVYFKIQENGALISAATSPTASTVTSDVTENNFTTIIPDKPLHLRKMMPSIVTRTHEKGKLPLPS, from the exons ATGATTAGACTAAAGGATTCTCTTCTAAGGCCTTTTCAGGCACCAGTGCAAATCCAAACTCATCAGAATAGCAACTTGTATCTGTTCAagactgaggaagcagattcagATGAGTCATCAGAAGATGAGTTCAACACTGTGCAGCTCAGGACCAGGAGTAGAGAGCAGGCAAGAGACAAAAGAGGGGAACTGCTTTTGCTTGAACGTGATGTTTCAGATGCCGATAATCTTAATAAGTTAGCACTTCAGTATGGATGCAAG GTTGCAGATATTAAAAGAGTGAACAATCTAATTCGAGAACAAGATATGTTTGCTTTGAAGTCTATTAAAATCCCGGTGAAGAAACATGGGCTTTTAACTGAGGCAAATCAAGAATTAAGGGATCCTAAAGGAGCTACATCATCTTGTGTTCTTGACATTGATACAAGGAATTCTCTGGATAGTGATTTGGTTACAACTGACAGCTACAGGTCTGAGTCTAATAAGTGCGCaaacttttttaaagaaatagaCAAAAATATCGAAAGAATTATTTACTCCACAGATACTGCAGGAAAGAGTGATTTTGAGACTTTGAGTACAGTGCCAAATAATGCAGAAAACCAAACTACAGCCAATCATGGGGCAGACTGGGGAATCCCTTGGTGGAATGCAGTCCTTCTTATGCTCATTATTGGAATTGTTTTCCCAGTGTTCTATGTTGTATAtttcaaaatacaagaaaatggagCCTTGATTTCAGCAGCCACGTCGCCAACTGCCTCCACTGTTACTTCAGATGTGACGGAGAACAATTTCACTACAATAATTCCAGATAAACCTTTGCATTTAAGAAAAATGATGCCAAGTATTGTAACTAGGACACATGAGAAGGGTAAATTGCCACTGCCATCATAG